CGGACGCCCGCACCGCACTCGCCGAGCCGCTGCCCGAAGGGCTCGACACCCGGGGGCAGTTCACCTTCCTCGGCCGCGGCTGGAGCGTCGGGCTGGCGAACGAGGCCGCGCTCAAGATGCGCGAGGCCTCCCTCTCCTGGGCCGAGTCCTACCCGGCGATGGAATACCGGCACGGACCGATCAGCGTCACCGGACCCGGAACCGTCACGTGGTCCCTCGGCGAGACCCCGGAGGGGCTCGCCGAGCAGGTCCTGGCGACCGGCGCGGAGTGGGTGGCCGGGCGGCTCGACCCGCTCGCCGAGCTGGTACGGGTCCACCGGCTGGCCCTCGCCGTGGCCGCCCACCGCGCCCTCGACCCCGACGCGCCACGGCACCTGACCCGCTCCGTGATCCTGACGGCGGGCGAGGAGGCGGTCCGATGAGCCTCGTACCGGCGGGCGCGCTCGTCACGGAGGCGGCGGCGGCCGGCCGCGCCGTCGCCGCCTTCAACATCATCACGCTGGAGCACGCCGAGGCCGTCATCGAGGGAGCCGAACGGGCCGGGCTGCCGGTCATCTTGCAACTGAGCGAGAACGCGGTGAAGTTCAGGTCCGGCCGGCTGCTCCCCATCGCCCGGGCGGCCTCCGCGAGCGCAGAGGCCGCGGGGGTACCCGTAGGCCTCCACCTCGACCACGTGAAGAGCTCGGAACTGCTGCGCCAGGCCGTGGACGCGGGGTTCGGATCGGTGATGTACGACGCGGCGCAACTGCCCTACGCCGAGAACCTGGAGGCCACCCGCTCCGCAGCCGAGTGGGCCCACGCCAACGGCCTGTGGATCGAGGCGGAGCTGGGGGAGGTCGGCGGCAAGGACGGCGCCGCCCCGCCGGACCCGCACGCGCCGGGCGCCCGTACCGATCCCGACGAGGCGCGGCGGTTCGTCGCCGACTCGGGGGTGGACGCGCTGGCCGTCGCCATCGGCAGCAGCCACGCCATGACCAGCCGGACCGCTTCCCTGGACCACGGGCTCCTGGGCCGCCTGGCCAAGGCGGTGGAGGTCCCGCTCGTCCTCCACGGATCCTCGGGACTCCCGGACGCCGAACTCGCGGCGGCCGTCGCGGGCGGCATCCGCAAGGTCAACATCGGCACCGCGCTGAACGTGGCCATGACCGAAGCGATCCGCACCCACCTCACCCCGGCGGACCCCCGCCCGTACCTCACCGCCGCCCGCACGGCGATGGCGGCGACGGCCGCGGCGATGATCGCCGCCCTCACCTGAGCCCCGGCCGCGGTCACCGCCCTCGGCGGTGACCGCGGCCGGCAGGGCGGGCGGGCACGGCGCGAGAGCGCCGCCCCCCCCCGCGCGTGCATGCCGAAAGCCCGGCCCGGCACCACACTTCCGGATTCTTGAAACAGGTTCTAATCTACGCTGCGCCGGCGGACGGACCGGCCGACGGACGGACCGCGAGACACCCGGAGGGGCCGTGCACCTCGAATACACGCCTGAGCAGGAGCGGTTGCGCAGCGAACTGCGCGCCTACTTCGCCGAGCTGGTCCCGCAGGACGTCTACGCACGCTACGAGGACCCCGCCGCCCAGAAGCGCTTCTACCGCGAGACCATCCGCCGCCTCGGCGCCGACGGCTGGCTCGGCGTCGGCTGGCCGCAGGAGTACGGCGGGCGCGGCATGTCGCCCATGGACCAGTTCATCTTCTTCGACGAGGCCGCGCAGGCCGTCGTACCGCTGCCGCTGATGGCGCTGAACACCGTCGGGCCGACGCTCATGCAGTTCGGCACCGACGAGCAGAAGGCGTACTTCCTGCCCCGCATCCTCTCCGGCGAGATCGACTTCGCCATCGGCTACAGCGAACCCGACGCCGGGACCGACCTGGCCGCACTCAAGTGCAAGGCGGTGCGGGAGGGCGACGAGGAGACCGGTACCTACGTGGTCAACGGCCAGAAGATCTGGACCACCAACGGCGACACGGCCGACTGGGTCTGGCTCGCCGTCCGCACCGACCCCGACGCCCCCGCGCACAAGGGCATCAGCATGCTCCTCGTGCCGACCTCCGGCCCCGGCTACTCCTGCACCCTCATCAACACCCTGGCCTCGCACGACACCACCGCCAGCTACTACGAGGACATCCGGGTCCCCGCGAGCCGGCGCGTCGGCGCGGAGAACAAGGGCTGGCGCCTGATCACCAACCAGCTCAACCACGAGCGCGTCACCCTCGCCGCCCACGGCACCATGGCCATCCGGGCCCTGCACGACGTCCAGCGGTGGGCGGCGCAGACCAAACTGGCCGACGGGCGCCGGGTCATCGACCTCTCCTGGGTCCGCGGCCGCCTCGCCCGCACCCACGCCCGGCTCGACGCGATGAAGCTCCTCAACTGGCAGATGGTGAACGCCGTCCAGTCCGGGACCCTCACGCCCCAGGACGCCTCCGCCGTCAAGGTCTACGGCTCGGAGGCCCGCCGGGACGCCTACGCCTGGCTCATGGAGGTGGTCGGCGCGGCCGGCTCCCTCAAGGACGGCTCCGCGGGCGCGGTCCTGCACGGCGAACTCGAACGCGGTTACCGCAGCGCCGTGATCTTCACCTTCGGCGGCGGCAACAACGAGATCCAGCGCGAGATCATCTCGTGGATCGGGCTCGGCATGCCGCGCGTCCGCCGCTGAGTCCGTGGTGGAGCCGGGCCGTCACAGGGGCGGGAGGCGGCCGGCCAGCAGGCAGAACTCGTTGCCTTCGGGGTCGGCGAGGACGTGCCAGGACTCTTCCCCGGTCTGGCCGACGTCGGCCGGGCGGGCCCCGAGCCCCAGGAGGCGTTCGAGCTCGGCGTCCTGGTCGCGGTCGGTGGCGTTGACGTCGATGTGCAGCCGGGGCTTGGCGGGCTCCGGCTCGTCGCAGCGGCTGAGGAAGATCGTCGGCTGCGCGCCGCCGAACCCTTCGCGCGGCCCGATCTCGATGCTCCCGTCGTCCTCGCGGGAGAGCACCACGAAGTCCAGGACCTCGCACCAGAACCGGGCCAGTACCTCGGGGTCCCGGCAGTCGAGGACGAGCTCACCGATACGGCATGCCATGGACGCAACCCAACTTTCGCCGTGGGAACTTCCGGGTGGGGGCCGCGCGCAGATCCCAGGGGCTCCCGGCAGTACGGAACTTCCTCGCGACGGTACCGGGCGGGGCGAGCGGCGGCGAACGGTTTGCGGCCCCCGCCCGGCCGGCCGGGTGTGCGGCGTGGGGTCCGGCCGGCGCCGCCGCGTGGCGGTCCCGGCGGGGGGACGGGAGAATGGGTACGCCGGGGCAGGAGCGTCCCTGGCCGAACGACTGACTCCCGGCTCCGCGGTTCCGCTCCGCCGGCGCCGTAGGGAGGGACACAGGTGATCGCCCATGTGCAGATGGCTGGCGTACTCGGGAACGCCCCTGCTGCTCGATGCCCTGCTGTACAAGCCGGCGCACTCGCTGATCGACCAGAGCCTGCACTCCCGCCTGGGGGCGGAGACCACCAACGGTGACGGCTTCGGCGTCGGCTGGTACACGAAGGAGGACGTCACCCCGGCCGTCATGCGGGACATCGGCCCCGCCTGGAACAACCGCAACCTGCGCGAGATCGCGGACCACGTCCGCTCCCCCCTGTTCTTCGCCCACATCCGTGCGTCGACGGGAACCGCGGTTCAGCAGTCGAACTGCCACCCGTTCCGGCACGGTCGCTGGATGTGGATGCACAACGGTGCCATATCCGGCTTCCACTTGATGCGCCGTGACCTCTGCATGCTCGTGGACCCGGCCCTGTTCACCGGTATCGAGGGCACCACCGACTCCGAAGTGATGTTCTACCTCGCCGTCACCCTCGGCCGGGACCAGGACCCGCCCGGCGCCGTCGCCCGGATGGTGGGGGTCGTGGAGCGCAGCGGCCGCGAGCACGGGGTGGAGTTCCCGATGCAGATGACCGTCGCCGTGACCGACGGGGAACGCCTCTGGGCCTTCCGCTACTCCAGCCAGGGCGCCTCCCGTTCGCTGTTCTACAGCAGCCGGGTGGACACGCTGCGCACACTGCATCCGGACGTCCCCTACTTGGAGGACCTCTCCGAGGAGACCCGGCTGATCGTCTCCGAACCCCTGTCGGACCTGCCCGGCGCCTGGAACGAAGTCCCGGAGAGCAGTTACGGCGTCGTCCAGCCCGGGGCGGACGAGATGTTCCGCTTCACCCCGGAACCCGCGTAACCAGGCGGGAAGAACCCGCACACCACGCCACCACGACGAAGGGTCCGGCGATGCCCGACTCTGCCCCGGCCCGGGACGGCCGCCACCGTCGGCGCGGCCCAAGTACCGTGACGGCACCGGGTGTTCATGTCGGCAGCTAGGGGGCCAGGCGCGCCGTCAGGGCGGCGAAGTCGGGGACGAACCAGACGTGGTGGCCACGGTTCGCCTCGCGCACCAGGTCCCGCAGGGCGGTGCCGGAGCGCAGGTGGGGGGAGAGGTCGCCCACGACCACCAGCCGCAGGCGGTAGTTGACGAACTTCTGCATGACCGCGCCGGCCAGACCCGTGCTCAGGTCGAAGAAGCGGTCGTCGAACCGTACCGCCGGGACCGCCACCACGTCCGCGCCCTGGAAGGCGCCGCCGATCAGGTGGTCCAGAGCGTCCTGCTCGGTGGAGATCCGCGGCCCCTCGGCGTCGCAGACGAGGACGGGCACGCCGTGCCGGCGCACCACCACGTCAGCCACGGTCGACTCCCTGCGCGGAGTCGTCCGACAGGATGCCGTTGCCCGGGCCGAGTACGCCGTCGAGCAGGAGCAGCAGGTCGGCGGTGGCGGCGGCGTTGCCGAGGACCACGATCTTCATACGGGCCCGTGCCTCGTCGTAGACGGTCTGGATGCGCAGGGGCTCGGGGGTGTCGCGGGAGAACTGGCCCCCGGCCGTGACGAGGGTGCTCAGCCGGCTCGCCGCGTCGGGGCCGATCGCGTCGATCTGGACGATGCTCGACACCTCCACGTGGCCGCGCGGGGCGACGGTCTCCGCGACCGCGCCGGCGGCCGGGCCTCCCGTCAGCGCCTCGAAGTCCTCGCGGGCGATCCGGTACTGCTTACCGATGCGCACGGCCTTGAGGCGACCCTCGCGCACGTACGCCCGGACGGTCCGCACGTGCAGCCCCAGGCGCTGCGCCACCTCACCGACCGAGTACAGCTCTCGTTCAGAACTCTCCATACTAACGGACATTACCGTAACCATCCCTGATGAGAGAAGAATAGGGAAGGATGAGGAGTGCCGCGCAGGGAAGGCGGGCCGTCGTATCCGCGACCGACCCGGCCGCCCTCAGCCGCCCCCCGCGCCCCACCAGCCGCCTGCTGCCCACCATCCCCCCAGGTCCGCGCCGCCGGCCCCCGTCAGGTCACATCTTGAAAGCGATGCGCCGCAGGGGCCCCGGGAGTCGCCCCTCGGCGTACACACTGCGTACATCAGCGGCCATACTGGACCGTCCGGGGAGGGCGTGGCACGACACACGGGGGCGGCTTCAAGACATGGCGGAGTCCAGACTGATCCAGGGCCGGTACCGGTCGCTCGATCTGATCGGGCGCGGCGGCATGGGCGAGGTATGGCGGGCCCGGGACGAATCACTCGGCCGCCAGGTCGCCGTGAAGTGCCTCAAGCCCCTCGGACCCGAGCAGGACACCCACTTCACCCAGGTGCTGCGCGAACGCTTCCGCCGCGAGGCGCGGGTTGCCGCAGCGCTCCAGCACCGCGGCGTCACCGTGGTCCACGACTTCGGCGACGACAGCGCGGCCGGCGGCCCCCTCTACCTCGTCATGGAACTCCTGGACGGTCGCAACCTCAGCCAGCTCCTCGCCGACAACGAGTCGCGCCCGCTGCCCGTGGACGTCGTCGTCGACATCGCCGAACAGATGGCCGCGGCGCTCGGCTACACCCACGACCAGGGCGTCGTCCACCGCGACCTCAAGCCCGCCAACATCATGCGGCTGACCGACGGCACCGTGAAGATCTGTGACTTCGGCATCGCCCGCCTCGCCCACGACATCGGCTTCACCGCCAAACTCACCGGCGGCGGCATGGCCATGGGCACCCCGCACTACATGTCGCCCGAGCAGATCGCCGGCGGCGAGGTCGACCACCGCAGCGACCTCTACTCCCTCGGCTGCGTCCTGTACGAGATCGCCACCGGCGCCCCGCCCTTCGACCTCGGCGACTCGTGGTCCGTCCTGGTCGGCCACCGCGACACCGCGCCCGTACCGCCGCGCGAACACCGCCCCGAGCTGCCCGAGTACTTCGACCGGCTCGTCCTCGAACTGCTCGCCAAGCAGCCCGAGGACCGCCCCGGCGACGCCCGCCACCTGCACCGGCGGCTCGTCGAGTACCGCCTCGGCGCCGGCGGGCCGTCCGGCGCGCAGCCTCCGCTGCCCGACTGGGCCCGGGGGATGACCGCCGGGCGCAAGGCCGGTACCGACGCCCGCCCCGCCAGCGGGGAGTGGGCCGTGCTCACCGGTTCCTGGACCACTGCCCGGCCCGGCGTGACCCGCCCGATCCAGCGGCCCGACGCCGCCGCCGACCCCCGGCTCACCCTCGCCGTCGGGCTGCCCCGCGCCGGTGCCCCCGGCGGCGACCAGGAGCACCCCGAGGCGCTCAGCGCCGCCCATGCCCGCGCCTACGCCCTCAGCCGCGCCGGCCGGCCCGAGCAGGCGCTCGCCGTGTACGCAGCCGTGGCCCGGGGGAGGGCCACGGTGCTGGGGCCCGACCACGGCGACACCCTCGCGGCCCGTCAGGAGGAGGCGTACGAACTGGGCCGCCTCGGACGTCACCGCGAGGCCTGCGAGATCTACGGTGCGGTGCTCGCCGCCCGTGTCCGCACCGCGGGCCCGCGCCATCCCGACACCCTGCTCTGCCGCCACAACCTCGCCTGCGCGCTGGGCGCCCTCGGCCGGTACGAGGACGCCCACCGCACCGCCGCCACGGTCGCGGCGGACCGCGCGGCCGTGCTCGGCGCCGAACACCCCGACACGCTGCTGACCCGGTACGAGGTCGCGTACGCGCTCGGTCGCCTCGGCCGCTGGGACGAGGCGCTGGCCGGCTTCCGGCAGGTCGCCGCCGTCCGCGAACGGATCCTGGGCCGCGACCATCCCGACGCCCTGGCCGCCCGCTACGAGACCGGGGTCGCGCTCGGGCGCACCGGCCGCGCCGTGGAGGCCCTCGACCTGTTCCGCGCCCTGGTGCGCGACCGGACCCGCGCGTACGGCGACACCCACCCCGAGACCCTGCGCGCCCGGCACGTCCTCGGCGTGAACCTCGGCCGGCTGGACCGCTGGGAGGAGGCGGTGGCCGAGGCGGGCAAGGTCGCGAAGGCGCGGGTCGAGGTGCTGGGCGCGGAGCACCCGGACACGCTGGTCAGCCGCCGCGAACTCGCCGTCGGACTGGGCCGGCTGGGCCGCTGGCACGAGGCGCTGCCCCTGTACCGGGAACTCTCGGGCATCCGTGAACGGTCCCTCGGCGAGGGGCACCCCGACACGGTGCTGGCCCACGCCGACGAGGCCTACTGTCTGGAGCGGCTCGGCCAGGTGTGCTACCAAGAGCCATGACGACGACCTCGGAGCCCTTCCGGCAGGCGGCCTACGACGTGGTGATCGTGGGCGGCGGCCACAACGGCCTGGTGGCCGCCGCGTACCTGGCCCGCGCGGGCAAGTCCGTACTGGTCCTCGAACGGCTCGGGCACACCGGTGGCGCCGCCGTCTCCACCCGCCCGTTCGCGGGCATGGACGCCAGACTCTCCCGCTACTCCTACCTCGTCTCGCTCCTCCCGGCGAAGATCGTGCGCGACCTGGGCCTGGACTTCGCGGTACGCGGGCGCACGGTCTCCTCGTACACGCCCGTCGAGCGCGGCGGCCGCGCGGGCGGACTGCTCGTCGGCGGCTCCGAGGCCCGCACGCGGGAATCCTTCGCACGGCTGACCGGCTCCGACCGGGAGTACGAGAGCTGGCGCGCCTTCTACGCGATGACGGGCCGGCTCGCCCGGAAGGTGTTCCCGACCCTCACCGAGCCGCTGCCCACCCGCGCCGGGCTACGGGCCCGCATCGACGACGAGGCCGCCTGGCGGATGCTGTTCGAGGAACCGCTGGGCCGGGCCGTGGAGCACCACTTCGCCGACGACCTCGTGCGCGGCGTGGTGCTGACGGACGGCCTGATCGGCACCTTCGCCGACGCCCACGACGTCTCCCTCGCGCAGAACCGCTGCTTCCTCTACCACGTCATCGGCGGCGGCACGGGCGACTGGAACGTCCCCGTCGGCGGTATGGGCGCGCTCACCGACGCCCTCGCGCGGGCCGCGCGGTCGGCGGGGGCGCAGATCCTCACGGGCCACGAGGCGCTGCGGATCGACGCGGACGGCACGGCCGCGCCGGCCGAGGTGACGTTCCGGACGCCGACCGGCGAGGGCGCCGTCGCGGGCCGCACGGTGCTGGTGAACGCCTCGCCGCAGGCCCTCGCGGAACTGCTCCGCGAGACCCCGGCCGCCCCGGCGGAGGGCGCCCAGCTCAAGGTCAACATGCTGCTGCGGCGGCTGCCCCGGCTCAAGGACACCTCGGTTGACCCGCGCGAGGCGTTCGGCGGCACCTTCCACATCGCCGAGGGGTACGAGCAGCTCGCACGGGCCTACGCGGAGGCCGCGAGGGGTGAACTGCCCTCCGTGCCGCCCTCCGAGATCTACTGCCACTCGCTGACGGACCCCTCGATCCTCGGGCCCGAACTCGTGGCGCGCGGCTACCAGACCCTGACCCTGTTCGGCCTGCACACCCCGGCCCGGCTGTTCGAGAAGGGACACGGCGGCAACACCGTCGCGCGCGAGGTGCTGCTGGCCGGCACCCTGGCCCAGCTCGACGCGCACCTGGCCGAGCCGCTCACGGAGTGCCTCGCGCTCGACGCGGACGGCCGGCCCTGCATCGAGGCCAAGACCCCGCTCGACCTGGACCGCGAACTGCGCCTGCCCGGAGGGCACATCTTCCACCGCGACCTGTCGTGGCCCTACGCCGATGAGGGCGCGGGCGATGCGGCGGGCGCGGGCCGTTGGGGCGTGGAGACGGCCTACCCGAACGTGCTGCTGTGCGGGGCGGGCGCGGTGCGCGGCGGCGGTGTCAGCGGGGTCCCCGGCCACAACGCCGCCATGGCGGTCCTGGGCCGCTGAGCCGTTACGCGACCTGCCGCACGGGCTCGATGACCACGATCGGGATCTCGCGGTCCGTCTTGGTCTGGTACTCGTCGTACGCGGGCCAGTGCCCCACCATCACGGGCCAGTACGCGGCGCGCTCCTCGGAGGTCGCGGTGCGCGCGGTGCCCTGGACGACCTTCGGGCCGACCTGGACGCGGACCTCGGGGTGGGCCTTCAGGTTCTTGTACCAGAGCGGGTCCTCGGGGTGGCCGCCCTTGGACGCCACGACGAGGTACCGGCCGTCGGCCTCGCCGTAGATCAGGGGCGTGCGTACGGGCTTGCCGGAGATCCGGCCGAGGGTGGTGAGGAGCAGGGTCTGGGTCCCGTTCCAGAACTGGCCCTCGGCCCCGTTCGAGCCCACGTACAGCTTGACGTGGTCCAGCGTCCAGCCGGGCTTGGGGTCGATCGGGTGGTCCCAGTCGATATCGGTCATGTTCCTGGCCTGCCTTCGTGTCGGACGGTCAACGAACTTCGGCAACGAGTCGCAACGCGGACGCGGACGCGTTCATTCCGAACCGACGCTCAGTCGGCCGAACGGGTCCATCCCGTGGCCTCCAGGCGGTCCGCGTCGGCCGGACGGTCCTCGGCGAAGAGCAGGCGGCCGGGCTCGGCGACGCGGATGACGTCGACGTACACGCCGCGCCCCACGTAGCGGCCGGTGGCGGTGTGGCGGAAGCGCAGCCGCACCTCCCTGCCCGCCCAGGGGGCGAGGGGGGCTTCGAGGCGGTGCCAGATGCGGCCCGACCAGCCGTCGGCGCGGCCCTGGGGCCACGGTTCGGGCGTGCCGCCGGTGGAGCGCACGGTGGTGAAGGGCAGGGGCTCCCAGGTCCGCCCGTCGGCGGAGGCCTCCAGGTGGACGGCGCCTTCGCCCGGCACGGTGTCCCACCACAGGGCGCAGCGCAGCCGGGCGGCCGCGGTTGCGGGCGTGAGCGGGGGGAGGGTGAGGGTGCCCGAGCCGCCCGGGGTGATGCCGGAGAACCAGGCGGGGCCGCCGTGCCTGGTGCGGACGGGAACGGCGCGGGCGAAGCGGTTGCCCGTGGCGACCCGGGGCGCGCTGCCGGCCCGCCAGGTCCGCACGGGGTGCACGGAGTTGCCGAGCAGGATCAGGAAGGAGTCGGTGGAGGGGTCCAGGACCAGGGAGGTGCCGGTGAAGCCGGTGTGGCCCGCGGAGTGCGGGGTGGCCATGGCGCCCATGTACCAGTGCTGGTAGAGCTCGAATCCCAGGCCGTGGTCGTCCCCGGGGAAGGCGGTGTTGAAGTCGGTGAAGAGCAGCTCGACGGAGGCGGGGCGCAGGATGCGCTTCCCGGCGTAGACCCCGCCGTCGAGCAGGGCGCGGGCGAGGACGGCCAGGTCCCAGGCGGTGCCGAAGACGCCCGCGTGGCCGGCGACGCCGCCGAGGGCGTACGCGTTCTCGTCGTGGACCTCGCCCCACACCAGGCCGCGGTCCAGGCCGGACCAGGGCGGACGCTGCACCTCGGTGGCGGCGGTGGTGCGGCGCCAGGAGAGCGGGGGCCGGTAACGGGTGCGGTGCATCCCGAGCGGAGCGGTGATCTCCTCGTGGAGCAGGGTGTCCAGTGTGCGGCCGGTGATCCGTTCCAGAAGCAACTGGAGCGTGATGAGGTTCAGGTCGGAGTACCGGTACACCGTCCCCGGGGTGTCCTGCGGTCGCACCGACCACAGCAGCCTCAACTGCCCCTCGCGGGTGGACTCCCGGTAGAAGGGCGCCCACGAGCGCATCCCGGAGGTGTGGGTGAGCAGCTGACGGACCGTGATCAGCTCCTTGCCGCCCCCGGTGAACTCCGGCAGGTACCGCTCCACCGGAGCCTCCAGCTCCAGCCGCCCCCGCTCCATCTGCTGGACGGCCAGCAGGGAGGTGAACAGCTTCGTGAGCGAGGCCAGGTCGAAGACGGTGTCCTCCGCCATCGCGATCCGTTCGGCCGCGGGGAACTCCCGGACCCGGTCGGTGCGCCCGTCGTAGTCCGCGTACCGCACCGCGTGGCCCATGGCCCGGTGCAGGGCGACGGTGCGGCCGCGCCCGGCGAGGACGACCGCCCCGGCGTAGTAGGGGTGTTCGGGGGAGGGGCCGAGGAAGCGCCGGGCCTCCTCCGCCACCCCTTCGAGGTGCTTCTCCAGCAGCCCGGCCTGGCGTGCGGAGCCGTAGCGCAGTCTCAGGCCCTGGAGGGCGCGCCGCTCGGCCGGGTTGCCGCGGGCGCCGGCGGACCCGGGCAGGGCCGCCTGGAGGACGAGCACCCCGCCGAGTGCGAGCAACCGCGCCCCGAGCCGTCTGCGGCTGAGCCCGCCCGCGCCGACGCCCGCGCCGACGCCCGCGCCGGCCTCCCGGCCGGCCCCCGCGGTCGGGCCGGCTCCCGCCGCGACGGCCGGTGCCGGCGGCGGTGTCGCCCCGCCCGCCGGGCCGCCCGCCGCTCCACCGGCCGCCCCGCCCGCCGGGCCGGGCCCGGTCGTCCCGTCGGGCGCCCCCGTGAACTCGTCCATCACCGGTCCTCCTGTCCGCCGTCGCGCCTCTCGCAGTATCTGCCCGCGCGGCCCGCGCCTCCCGCACCGACCGGTCCGCAAAGAATCTGACGCTGCATCAGGAAACCCCTTCCCTCGACCGTCGCGCTGCGGCATCCTCACGCCCATGGAGACGGAGCTGAGCAAGAAACTGGGAGTCGAGCACGCCATCTTCGGCTTCACGCCCTTCCCGGCGGTCGCCGCTGCCATCACCCGCGCGGGCGGATTCGGCGTACTCGGCGCCGTCCGCTACACCGCCCCCGACGACCTCAAACGCGACCTCGACTGGGTGCAGGCGCACACCGACGGCAAGCCCTACGGCCTCGACGTCGTCATGCCCGCCAAGAAGGCCGTCGACGGCATCGCCGAAGCCGACATCGAGGCGATGATCCCCGCCGGACACCGCGCCTTCGTCCGCGACACCCTCGCCAAGCACCACGTGCCCGAGCTCGCGGAGGGCGAGGCATCCGGCTGGCGGATCACCGGCTGGATGGAACGGGTGGCACGGAACCAGCTCGACGTCGCCTTCGACTACCCCATCAAACTCCTGGCGAACGCGCTCGGTTCCCCTCCCGCCGACGTCATCCGCCGCGCCCACGACCACGGCGTCCTCGTCGCCGCCCTCGCGGGCAGCGCCAAACACGCCCGTCGTCACGCCGAAGCCGGCATCGACGTCGTCGTCGCCCAGGGCTACGAGGCCGGCGGCCACACCGGGGACATCGCCACGATGGTGCTGGTCCCCGAGATCGCCGAAGCCGTCGCCCCGCTCCCCGTCCTGGCCGCGGGCGGCATCGGCAGCGGCGAGCAGATCGCCGCGGGCCTGGCCCTCGGCGCCCAGGGCGTCTGGCTCGGCTCCCTCTGGCTCACCACCACCGAAGCCGACCTGCACTCCCGCGCGCTCACCGCCAAACTCCTCGCCGCCGGCTCCGGCGACACCGTCCGCTCCCGCGCCCTCACCGGCAAGCCCGCCCGCCAGCTGCGCACCGAGTGGACCGACGCGTGGGACGACCCGGACGGCCCCGGCGCGCTCCCCATGCCGCTCCAGGGCCTGCTGGTCGCCGAGGCCGTGTCACGGATCCAGAAGTACGAGGTCCAGGCGCTGCTCGGAACCCCGGTCGGCCAGATCGTCGGCCGGATGAACA
This Streptomyces sp. NBC_00539 DNA region includes the following protein-coding sequences:
- a CDS encoding phytoene desaturase family protein, coding for MTTTSEPFRQAAYDVVIVGGGHNGLVAAAYLARAGKSVLVLERLGHTGGAAVSTRPFAGMDARLSRYSYLVSLLPAKIVRDLGLDFAVRGRTVSSYTPVERGGRAGGLLVGGSEARTRESFARLTGSDREYESWRAFYAMTGRLARKVFPTLTEPLPTRAGLRARIDDEAAWRMLFEEPLGRAVEHHFADDLVRGVVLTDGLIGTFADAHDVSLAQNRCFLYHVIGGGTGDWNVPVGGMGALTDALARAARSAGAQILTGHEALRIDADGTAAPAEVTFRTPTGEGAVAGRTVLVNASPQALAELLRETPAAPAEGAQLKVNMLLRRLPRLKDTSVDPREAFGGTFHIAEGYEQLARAYAEAARGELPSVPPSEIYCHSLTDPSILGPELVARGYQTLTLFGLHTPARLFEKGHGGNTVAREVLLAGTLAQLDAHLAEPLTECLALDADGRPCIEAKTPLDLDRELRLPGGHIFHRDLSWPYADEGAGDAAGAGRWGVETAYPNVLLCGAGAVRGGGVSGVPGHNAAMAVLGR
- a CDS encoding serine/threonine-protein kinase, producing the protein MAESRLIQGRYRSLDLIGRGGMGEVWRARDESLGRQVAVKCLKPLGPEQDTHFTQVLRERFRREARVAAALQHRGVTVVHDFGDDSAAGGPLYLVMELLDGRNLSQLLADNESRPLPVDVVVDIAEQMAAALGYTHDQGVVHRDLKPANIMRLTDGTVKICDFGIARLAHDIGFTAKLTGGGMAMGTPHYMSPEQIAGGEVDHRSDLYSLGCVLYEIATGAPPFDLGDSWSVLVGHRDTAPVPPREHRPELPEYFDRLVLELLAKQPEDRPGDARHLHRRLVEYRLGAGGPSGAQPPLPDWARGMTAGRKAGTDARPASGEWAVLTGSWTTARPGVTRPIQRPDAAADPRLTLAVGLPRAGAPGGDQEHPEALSAAHARAYALSRAGRPEQALAVYAAVARGRATVLGPDHGDTLAARQEEAYELGRLGRHREACEIYGAVLAARVRTAGPRHPDTLLCRHNLACALGALGRYEDAHRTAATVAADRAAVLGAEHPDTLLTRYEVAYALGRLGRWDEALAGFRQVAAVRERILGRDHPDALAARYETGVALGRTGRAVEALDLFRALVRDRTRAYGDTHPETLRARHVLGVNLGRLDRWEEAVAEAGKVAKARVEVLGAEHPDTLVSRRELAVGLGRLGRWHEALPLYRELSGIRERSLGEGHPDTVLAHADEAYCLERLGQVCYQEP
- a CDS encoding DUF4180 domain-containing protein; amino-acid sequence: MADVVVRRHGVPVLVCDAEGPRISTEQDALDHLIGGAFQGADVVAVPAVRFDDRFFDLSTGLAGAVMQKFVNYRLRLVVVGDLSPHLRSGTALRDLVREANRGHHVWFVPDFAALTARLAP
- a CDS encoding helix-turn-helix domain-containing protein, which gives rise to MESSERELYSVGEVAQRLGLHVRTVRAYVREGRLKAVRIGKQYRIAREDFEALTGGPAAGAVAETVAPRGHVEVSSIVQIDAIGPDAASRLSTLVTAGGQFSRDTPEPLRIQTVYDEARARMKIVVLGNAAATADLLLLLDGVLGPGNGILSDDSAQGVDRG
- a CDS encoding class II fructose-bisphosphate aldolase, which translates into the protein MSLVPAGALVTEAAAAGRAVAAFNIITLEHAEAVIEGAERAGLPVILQLSENAVKFRSGRLLPIARAASASAEAAGVPVGLHLDHVKSSELLRQAVDAGFGSVMYDAAQLPYAENLEATRSAAEWAHANGLWIEAELGEVGGKDGAAPPDPHAPGARTDPDEARRFVADSGVDALAVAIGSSHAMTSRTASLDHGLLGRLAKAVEVPLVLHGSSGLPDAELAAAVAGGIRKVNIGTALNVAMTEAIRTHLTPADPRPYLTAARTAMAATAAAMIAALT
- a CDS encoding VOC family protein — encoded protein: MACRIGELVLDCRDPEVLARFWCEVLDFVVLSREDDGSIEIGPREGFGGAQPTIFLSRCDEPEPAKPRLHIDVNATDRDQDAELERLLGLGARPADVGQTGEESWHVLADPEGNEFCLLAGRLPPL
- a CDS encoding acyl-CoA dehydrogenase family protein produces the protein MHLEYTPEQERLRSELRAYFAELVPQDVYARYEDPAAQKRFYRETIRRLGADGWLGVGWPQEYGGRGMSPMDQFIFFDEAAQAVVPLPLMALNTVGPTLMQFGTDEQKAYFLPRILSGEIDFAIGYSEPDAGTDLAALKCKAVREGDEETGTYVVNGQKIWTTNGDTADWVWLAVRTDPDAPAHKGISMLLVPTSGPGYSCTLINTLASHDTTASYYEDIRVPASRRVGAENKGWRLITNQLNHERVTLAAHGTMAIRALHDVQRWAAQTKLADGRRVIDLSWVRGRLARTHARLDAMKLLNWQMVNAVQSGTLTPQDASAVKVYGSEARRDAYAWLMEVVGAAGSLKDGSAGAVLHGELERGYRSAVIFTFGGGNNEIQREIISWIGLGMPRVRR
- a CDS encoding class II glutamine amidotransferase, producing MCRWLAYSGTPLLLDALLYKPAHSLIDQSLHSRLGAETTNGDGFGVGWYTKEDVTPAVMRDIGPAWNNRNLREIADHVRSPLFFAHIRASTGTAVQQSNCHPFRHGRWMWMHNGAISGFHLMRRDLCMLVDPALFTGIEGTTDSEVMFYLAVTLGRDQDPPGAVARMVGVVERSGREHGVEFPMQMTVAVTDGERLWAFRYSSQGASRSLFYSSRVDTLRTLHPDVPYLEDLSEETRLIVSEPLSDLPGAWNEVPESSYGVVQPGADEMFRFTPEPA